The Skermanella rosea sequence CCGACGCGCCCGGCCAGGAAGCGGCCGACCGCGCGCGCGCCGGCCTCGCGCAGGCGGGCGGCGCGCTCCTTGCGCAGGCCGCCGTCGACCTGCGGCATCTTCGCGGCCGGCGTGCCGGGGCGGGGGGAGTAGGGGAAGATGTGCAGCCAGGTCAGGCCGCAGTCGTCCACGGCGCGCAGCGTGTTCTCGAACATCTCGTCGGTCTCGGTCGGGAAACCGGCGATCAGGTCGGCGCCGAACACCATGTCCGGACGCAGGTCGCGGGCCCGGCGGCAGAACTCGATCGCGTCGCCGCGCAGGTGGCGACGCTTCATCCGCTTCAGCACCATGTCGTCGCCGGCCTGGAGGCTGACATGGAGGTGCGGCATCAGGCGCGGCTCCTCCGCGATCAGGCGCCACAGGTCGTCGTCGATCTCCACCGGGTCGAGCGAGGATAGGCGCAGGCGCTTCAGGTCCGGCACCTGGGCCAGCAGCCGGCGGATCATCTGGCCGAGCGTCGGGCCGCCGGGCAGGTCGGGGCCGTAGGAGGTGATGTCCACCCCGGTCAGGACCACCTCGTTGTAGCCGGACTGGACGAGCAGCCGGACCTGCCGGACCACCTCGCCGATCGGGACGGAGCGCGAATTGCCCCGGCCGTAGGGGATGATGCAGAAGGTACAGCGATGATCGCAGCCGTTCTGGACCTGGACGAAGGCGCGCGCCCGGCCTTCCAGCCCGCCGATCAGGTGGCCGGCGGTCTCGGTCACCGACATGATGTCGTTGACCAACACCCGCTCGGTCGGGGCGGCGAGGCCGAAGCTTTCCGGCCTCAGCTTCTCCTCGTTGCCGAGCACCTGGTCCACCTCGGGCATCGCCGCGTACTTGGCCGGGTCGATCTGGGCGGCGCAGCCGGTCACGATGATGCGGGCGCCGGGCCGCTCGCGCCGCATCTTGCGAATCGCCTGGCGGGCCTGGCGCTCGGCCTCGGAGGTGACGGCGCAGGTGTTGAAGATGACCGTGTCGGTCATGCCGGCGGCCGAGGCGTTCTCGCGCATCACCTCGGACTCGTAGGTGTTCAGCCGGCAGCCGAACGTGACGATATCGGCGCTCATGCTTCCACCGGATCCAGGGCCACCAGATCCGGCGCCAGGTGGCCGGTGAAGCTGAGGGTGACGGGACCGGTCATCAGGACGTGACCGTCCTCCCGCCATTCGATGACCAGGCTGCCGCCGTCGAGCATCACTTCGGCGCGCCGCTCCGTCAGGCCGCGGCGGACGGCGGCGACCTGCACGGCGCACGCGCCCGAGCCGCAGGCCCGGGTGATGCCGGCGCTCCGTTCCCAGACCCGCATGCGGATCCGGGTCGGGGAGAGGACCTGGGCGAACTCGATATTGGCCTTCCGGGGAAAGGCGGGGTGGTGTTCCAGCCGGGGGCCGACGCTTTCGAGCGGCACCGCCGCGACGTCGTCCACGAAGAACACCGCGTGCGGGTTGCCCATGCTCACCGCGACCGGTCCGGCGTAGCCGCCCTCGGAAACATCGAGCCTCAAGGTGTCGGCGGGACCGGCCAGGGGAATGTCGCTCCAGTCGAGCCGAGCCGGACCCATATCCACGGTGACCATGCCGTCCTCGGCGATCGTGGAGGGCAGGAGCCCCGCGATCGTCTCGACCACCGCGCTGGACTGCCCCGTTTCCCGCATCAGGAGATGAGCGACGCAGCGCGTCGCGTTGCCGCAGGCTCCGGCCTCGCTGCCGTCGGGATTGCGGATGCGCATGAAGGCGGTGGCGCCGGGCGTCCGCGGCGGCTCGATCACGATGAACTGGTCGCAGCCCACGCCCGTGCGCCGGTCCGCGATGGCGCGGGCCTGCGCTTCGTTCAGGGACAAGTCGGTGCCGCGGGCGTCGATGACGACGAAGTCGTTGCCGAGCCCGTGCATTTTCAGGAACGGGATGGTCATGGTGCGCCGTTATATGGCGATCGCGGCTCCCAAGTCCATGGCCGCAGACCTGACCGGCTTTGACGGCGGGGCGCGGCGCCCCGGCCGGCTCACCCCGCGCGGACCTTGTGCATGAAGGTGCCGACCTCGCGGTTGAGGGATTCCGACTGTTTGGACAGCTGGCCCGCCTCGGACAGGACTTGGCTGGCGGCGCGGCTGGCCTCGTGGGCGGCTTCGGAGACGCCGGCGATGTTCGCCGAGACCTCCTGGGTGCCGCGGGCGGCCTGCTCGACGTTGCGGGCGATCTCGTCGGTCGCGGCGCGCTGCTGCTCCACCGCCGAGGCGATGGCGGTGGAGGCGTCGCTGACCGCGGCGATGGTCGCCGCGATGTCCTGGATGGCCGCGACCGCCTGTCCCGTGGCGCCCTGGACCGAGGAGATCTGGCTGGCGATCTCCTCCGTCGCCTTGGCGGTCTGGTTGGCGAGGTTCTTGACCTCGGACGCGACGATGGCGAATCCCTTGCCGGCCTCTCCGGCCCGGGCCGCCTCGATCGTGGCGTTCAGCGCCAGCAGGTTGGTCTGGCTGGCGATGTCGTTGATCAGGCTGACCACCTCGCCGATCTTGTGGGCGGCGTCGGACAGGCCCGCGACGATGGAGTTGGTGCGCTCGGCCTTGGTCACGGCCTCGCGGGTGGTGCCGGTCGCCTGGGCGACCTGCCGGCCGATCTCGGCGATGGAGGAGGAAAGCTCCTCCGCCGCGGAGGCGACGGTCTGGACGTTGCCCGACGCCTCCTCGGCGGCGGCGGCCGCCGCGGCGGACTGGCGGGTCGCCTGCTCCGCGCAGGCGGACATGGAGCTGGCCGTCGCGGTCATCTCCGTCGCGGCGGAGGCGACGTGCTCGACCACCGCTTCCACGTGGGACTCGAAATCGTCGGCGAGCGCCATGATCTGGCGCTTGCGCTCCGCCTCCGCGGCTGCCTTGGCGGACTCCTGCTCGGCGCGCAGCCGCTCGACGGCCAGACCGTTCTCCTTGAAGAATTCCACGGACTTGGCCATCCGGCCGATCTCGTTGGTGCGGTCCGCGTAGGGGACGGCTACGCCGTAATCCTGCCGGGCCAGCCGTTCCATGGTGTCGCGGAGGCGTCCGATCTGTCCGCTGACGTTGCGGGTGATCGCCAGCGCGATGGCGACGCCGACGGCCACCATGACGGCGAGCGCCCCGAGAATCAGCGTCCAGGCCTCGTTCCCGGTCGTCTCCGCGGCGGCGGCGGCGGCGGCGGCGCGCGTGCGCGCGGCCTCGGTCAGGCTCTCCATCCGCTCGCCGATCAGCCTGACCTGCTCGGCGCCGATGGTGCGGGTGATCTCGGAAGCTTCGGCGCGATTGCCGGCCTTCATGGCGGCGATCAGGCGCGCCCGGATCGGCTGCCAGTCCCGAACCGATTTCAGCGCGGCTTCCACGTCGGTCCGGTCGCCGAGGTAGCGTTCCTGGACCATGGCCATCGCCGCGAAGACGCGTTTTTCCTGGAGGTCCACCGCCGCGACGGCGGTGTCGATCGCGGCCGAGTCGGGAGCCAGCGCCACGTCCTTCATGGAGCGGTGCATGGCGATGATGCCTGCGTTCGCCTCCAGCGCCGCGGTCGAGACCGCGAACGAGTTGTGATAGAGGCGCGTCGTGAGGCCGGTGACGGTCTCGAGCTGGTTCAAGGCGAGCAGGCCGAGCAGACACGCCAGCGCCAGGACCGCCGAGAAGCCTGCCAAAAGGCGGGTCAGAAGGCTGCTGTTGCTGAGTGTCATGGTCTTTCCCCGGTTATCGGCCTTATAGGCGGCTTGGTTCGAATTGAGGAGCGTGCCGCCCTCCTTACCGGATTGCGATGATCCACATCAAAAGTAGTAGTTGACCCAAGCGCCGTTACGTCGGCTAGCGCCTGGAAATATCCCGCAGGATCAGGTCGTTATAGAACGCGACGAGTTCGTAGCAGACGGATACGGCAGCGGCGCCACTGTCGTAAAAGGCGTTGGCATTGCTCCCGCCGCACGGATGGAACCGGACGTGCAGGTCGCGCGGCAGCTTGAACCCGGTCCCGATATCGCGGGCGACGGCTTCGATGAGGCCCGACTCGTGCAACAGGGATGCGACATAGTCCTGGCCGGCCGCCGGCGGCTCGAAATCGAGCGTCACGGCGCTTCGCCTGTCGGCACGGGTCTCCGCGGGAAGCAGGTGCGGGGCCAGCAGGCGGCTCCAGCTGGCGCGGGCCTGCTGGTAGTCCCCGGCGCACGAGGTGCGCCGGTCGGAGGGCAGGTTGACGCTGTCGGCCAGTTCGGCGAAGCCTGCGGGATCGCTGCCGTACATCAGGCAGACGACGGAATAGAACCGCTGCATGTCGAGCGAATGCTCGCCCCACCAGGACGGCTCGGCATTGCCGGCCTCCTGCTGCCAGAGATTGCCGAGGTACCAGCCGTCGGCCGCGGCGACGATCAGCTCGTCCATCACCGGGTCCGGCTCGTCCGGGATCATCATGATGCTGGCGAGGTTGTCGGCGGCGTCCTCCTCGTGGCCCAGGACGGGAAGGCCGAGCAGGTCGATCAGGGCATGGCCCAGTTCGTGATACAGGATGAAGAGGGTGTTGCCGAGGATGAACAGGTCGGCTTCCCGGCGCTCCTCCGCCGTGACCTGGCGGGCGGTGGCGGGGAAGGCGAGGGACAGGATGACGGCGATACACGCTACCAGGCGGCGGAAGCCGCCCCGCACCCCCATCATGTCCGGACCTCCCCAGGGGATGGATTCCCCATACTCCACCCGGAAGTATTGCTTGGAGGCCCGGTCTTACTCAAGCATTCTCAGCGCATCGACAAGATCACCAGCATCGCGGCGCCCACCGCGATGCGGTACCAGCCGAAGGGCGTGAAGCCGTAGCGGCTGACGAAGGCGACGAGGCTCCTGACCACGAGAAGCCCGGCCAGGAACGCGGCGATGAATCCGATCGCGATCACCAGCGAACCGTCGGAGGTCAGGGTACTGTAGTTCTTGTAGGTGTCGTAGACCACCGCGCCCGCCATCGTCGGGATCGCGAGGAAGAACGAGAACTCGGCCGCCGTCCTGCGCTCGACGCCCATCAGCAACGACCCCAGGATCGTGGCGCCGGACCGCGAGACGCCCGGGATCATGGCCAGGGTCTGGACGAAGCCGATGCCGAGCGCCAGCTTCGGCGAGAACGCCTCGACTTCGAAATGGCGCGGCTCGGGCAGGTTCCGTTCGATCACGAGGATCGCGATGCCGCCGACGATCAGCGCCACGGAAACCACGTAGGGCGAGAACAGCACGCTCTTGATGAAGCCGTGGGCGAACACGCCGATCACGACGGCCGGCAGGAACGCCAGCAATATGGCGACCACGAAGCGGCGCGACGCGGCGCTGGTCGGCAGCGTCACCGCGATGTGCCAGAGGCGCTGGAAATAGACGACGCAGACCGCGAGGATCGCGCCGAGCTGTATCACCACCTCGAACAGGCGTCCGGGCGGACCCTGGAATCCCAGCAGGTCGCCGATCAGGATCAGGTGCCCGGTGGAGGAGACGGGTATGAATTCGGTCAAGCCTTCGACCACGCCCATCACCAGGGCGCTTATCAGGGTACTGTCGTCCATGGTCTTCACAGATCCGTGTCAGGCCGGCCGGAAAATGCCGGCGTGACCGCGCACCTCCGGGGGGAGGGGCGTCACGCGCGGCGGAATACCAGCTTCTTGGAGGCGGTGAAATTGAAAAAGAGCCCCGACAGGGATCCGGCCGCCACGGCAAGGGCGGGGTGGGCGGTGAAGGGATCGCCCGATGCGACCAGCGCCGCGTAGACCGCGTAGTTCACGGCACCGCCCAGGGCGTTGACCGCGACGAAGCGGGCCCACTGGTGGTGGATCTTGCCGGCATGGGCGCCCGTGAAGGTGAAGGCGCGGTTGAGCGCCCACGTGGTCGTCGCCGCCGCCAGGTACGAGACCACCCGCGACGCATAGAGGCCGAGGCCGCTGATATCCAGGCACAGGTACAGGACCGCGATGTCGACCAGCAGTCCGACCACCCCGACGATGCCGAAGCGGATGAATTCCGCCCGGAACAGCCTTCGGATCATCGCCTGTCCTTCGAGTCGCGCGCCGGGTCGCGGACGCCGGGGGCGGGGATCCTGAGATACTGCATGCGCTTGATCTCGCGCCGGCCGCGGGTCACCGTCTCCAGGATGAGGCCGCAGGTCAGGCTGAGGAACCCCAGCAGCATCAGCCCGGTGGATAGGACCGCCGTCGGCAGGCGCGGCACCAGGCCGGTCTGCATGTAGGTGGCGACCACCGGCCAGGCGAGCACGATCGACAGGAACGCCAGCACGCCGGCGATCGCGCTGAAGAACTGGAGCGGGCGCTCCTCCTTCACCAGCACCATGATCAGCTTCAGGATGCGGAAGCCGTCGTAATATGTCCGCAGCTTGCTGGCGGAACCCGGCGGACGGTCCTTGTAGGGGGTAGTCACGTCGGACATGGGCATGCGCAGTTCAAGCGCGTGGACCGTCAGTTCCGTCTCGATCTCGAAGCCGCCGCTGAGGGCCGGGAAGCTCTTGACGAAACGGCGCGAGAACACCCGGTAGCCCGACAGCATGTCGGCGACCCGGTTGCCGAAGATCTTCGCGACGATGCCGGTCAGCATCATGTTGCCGAAACGGTGCCCGGGACGGTAGGCGGCGGCGATGTCGGTCACCCGCGCGCCGTTGACCATGTCGAGCTGCTGGTCGACCAGCTTGGCGACCAGGGCCGGAGCGCTGGGCGCATGGTAGGTGTCGTCACCGTCGACCAGGACATACACGTCGGCCTCGATGTCGGCGAACATCCGCCGAACCACGTTGCCCTTGCCCTGGAGGGGTTCGGTACGGACGATGGCGCCCGCTTCGCGCGCCAGCTCGACCGTGCGGTCCTTGGAATTGTTGTCGTAGACATAGATGGCGGCGCCCGGCAGCGCTGCCCGGAAATCGCGGACCACGGAGGCGATCGACGCCTCCTCGTTGTAACAGGGGATCAAGACGGCGATCTCCAGGCCCGTCAGGCCGGGTAAGGCCGCCTCGAGCGAGCCGCTGTCCGGAACGGCGACGGCGACGGGGGAGCGCTTGGCTGCCGTGCTGAGATCTTGGCTGGCGTCGGAGAACTGGTCTATCAATTGTCACCTGATGACGAAGTAATTCACTGTCGATCCACCGTCGGCCGCCGGACCGCGCAGAAACTGTGCGGTTCGCCCAGGTTGTTGTGGATCACCTGGCAACTTTCCCAATCGAGCGTCAATCCGTAGAACGCCGCGGCGTCCGCCGCAATATCGGTATCCGGGACCGTCGCGATCATAAAGTAATCTCCGCGATGGTCCATCACTCTACGCCGAAGCACTTCAGAATACCCGTTGTCGGTCGAATCGGGCTGGACGAAATTGCTCTGCAACCTCACGAAGGGGATCTGCGGCGGGAACGAGGGGATCAGGTGGCCGACCGGCTGGTATCCGCCGATCAGCACCATGGTCCGGTCCGGGTCGGGGATCGCGGGCATGTCGAATTCCACCACGTTGCTTGTCCAGGCCGACCGCCCCCAGGTCCCCCAGACCGTCGTCGCCTGGAGGACGGCCAGCACCGAGGCCGTCACGGCGACATGCACGTTGCGGGCCAGCGGAAGCGCCCCGAGCGCCAGGACGATGCAGAGGGGGGCCAGCATCTCGAGCGGGACCGCGTAACGGTAGATGCAGAACATCCAGGCCCAGGCCGCGTAGGAAAGCGCCGCCACCGTCAGCAGCCAGCGGGCGACGCCGGGGCGGGAGATGGCATGGGACGCGCCGGAGCGCCGGGACGCCGGGGCGGCCAGGACGCCTGCCAGTGCCGCTACCGGAAGCAGGACGTAGAGCGTCAGGATCCGGTGGTCGCGGAAGTCGATCTCGCCCGCGACCTGCGGATCGGCGCTGATCCTGAACGGGAGCGTCAGCCTTTCCCAGGCGGATTTCGGCTGGTAGGCCAGGTCCTTGTAGTCGCTGATGGCGCCCAGCGGCGATTTGAAGAGGTTATTGTAGTAGGGGTGCAGGGGATTGCCGTGGGTCTCCCACAGGAACCACATCCAGTGCCCGGATAGCATCGCCACCGCCGCGACGATGCCCAGGCCACAGGCGACCGACAGCAGCAGCCGGCGGCCCGGGGCGGCGGGAGCAGCCAGGAAGCCGAAACAGACGCCGATGCAGTAGATGACCGAGGGCTGCTTGAGCCCCATGGCGGAGCCGACCAGCAGACCGGACACGAAGGCGAGTCCAAGGGCCGCCCGCCGGGGACCGGCGAACAGGCGGTCCTGCGTCCCCGCGATCAGCGCCAAGGCCCCCAGGAAGCCCAGGCCGACGGTGTTGTCATGGAAGGTGGTGCCGAGCTGCGCCACGCTCCCGCCGCCCAGCACGCCGACCAGCGCGATGGCGCCGGCGGCCCAGACCTTGCGCACGGGATCGTCGATCAGGAGAACGGCACGGGCGAGGGCGAACAGCAGGACGAAGTTGAGGCTCTGGACGAAGGCCAGCACGCCGTAGGCGACCGGGGCGGGCACCGCGTTGCCGAGCAGGAAAAAGGGGATGTCGAGCGTCGGGTTATAGAAGCTGGGCGTCTGGGCCGGCACGACGTCGAAGAAGAAGCGCCCGTTGAGGAAGCTGTAGGGATTGTACCAGTGATAGTTCCGCAGGTCCCAGTTGGCGTCCTGACCCAAGGCGACATTGAGCAGGACGAGGCCGAAAGGGACGGCGCACGCCAGCACCAGGGCCGTCAGCCTTGCCGTCCGGTCCCCCGCGGAACGGGCCGGCGTGATCGGGATCGAAAGCGCCAAGGGAACCGGCATGGGATGGTTGGGCCCTGACGGGCGATGGCGTCTAGTTACCCGCCGGTCGCCGCGCGATCAAGGCTTGGCGGCCGGAGAGACCGCTTTCCGCCGGAGCTCAGCCGGGATCGATATCCGGAAAGACGTCGGCGAGCTTCCTGGCGTCCATCAGGCGGTCCATGTAGGTGTCGAGTTGATCCATGGTCGCCGAGGCGATCAGGTCATCGACCTCTGCCGGCAGGTCGCCGAACCGGCGCCTGAGCTGCCGAGACAGCATGTCCGCTCTGCCCTCGGCCCTGCCTTCGGCCCGCAGTTCGCGCTCCCAGATCTTGATCCGTTCCGACAGCATGTCCTGAACCTCCCCTAGTCCCGACGGGACCGCCACCGGCCCGTCCCCGCCAACCAGCGCCGCCACGGCCTGGGCCACCACCTCGCCGAAGGCCAGCTTCAGCGAGTCGTGGTCGGCATGCCTCCGGAACCAGCCGATCACCTCGCCGACCAGTCCGGGCAGCTCGGCGGGCCGGGTGCAGGTCTCGATCCGGAAGAGCAGCGCCACCAGCCCGTCCTTCCGGGCGAGGTCCTCGGCGCCGAGCCTGCCCTCGTCGATGAGATGATAGCGGATGCCCGGCTGCCAAGGCCAGAGCGCCGCGTTGGGGGCCAAGCCCATCAGGCCGGCGGCGTCGAGCGGCGCGTTCCACGGGGCCTCGCCGTTGTAGAGCACCACCGGCAGCACCGGCGGCAGGGGCGAGCCGGGCGGCAGCTTCAGCTCCCGGATGAGATGCTGCCACAGCAGGCCGACATAGACCATGACCCGGATCGCCATCCACCAGTCGGAGCGCGACTGGAACTCCAGCATCAGGTAGATGTGGACGACCTCGCCGGACAGGGTCGGCACGCGCCAGATCAGGTCGCCCTCCCGCCGGCGGCCGTCGCGGGCGTGGAACTTGGCGTTGACCCGTTCCATGCGGGTGAAGTCCAGCCCGGCGGCGACGTCCTCCGGCACGAAGCCGCGGATCAGCTGCTCGACCATCAGCGGGTGCGCGAAGAGGCGGTGGTACAGGCTGTCTGAGGCAGGCATCGGGGCGGGTATCCCGTGGGATGGAACAGCCCCTCTCTGCATGCGCCCGCAACCTTGCGCAAGCGGGCGACGCGGCCCGCGACCCTATGCCCCGGGGAGCAGGAAGCGACTCACACCCGCCCGACGGCGCGCCAGCCGATGTCGCGGCGGCAGAAGCCTTCCGGCCAACTGATCCTATCCACCGCCTCGTAGGCCAGGCCCTGGGCTTCGCGCACCGTCGGGGCGATGGCCGTGACGCCCAGCACCCGGCCGCCGTCGGCCAGGACGTGGCCGTCTTCGGACAGGACCGTGCCGGCGTGGAAGACGGTGACGTCGGGCAGGGCGCCGGCCTCGTCCAGCCCGTGGATCTCGGTCCGGCGGACATAGTCGCCGGGATAGCCCTTGGCGGCCATGACGACGCACAGGGCCGTGTCGTCGTACCAGCGGAGCTGGAAATTCCTGAGGACGCCGTCGCGGGACGCGATCAGGGCCGGCAGCACGTCCGACATCATCCGCTTCATCAGCACCTGGGTTTCCGGGTCGCCGAAACGGGTGTTGTATTCCAGCAGCTTCGGGGCCGGTCCCTGGGGCGAGTCCACGATCATCAGGCCGGCATAGAGCACGCCCTTGAACGGCCTGCCCTCTGCCGCCATGCCGCGCACCGTCGGCTCGATGATCTCCCGCATGACGCGCGCCTCAAGCGCCGGAGTCATCACCGGCGCCGGGGAATAGGCGCCCATGCCGCCGGTATTGGGGCCGGTGTCGCCGTCGAACGCGGCCTTGTGGTCCTGGGCCGAGACCAGGGGCAGGGCGGTGGAACCGTCGACCAGGGCGAAGAAGCTGGCCTCCTCGCCCGCCAGGAACTCCTCGATCACCAGTTCGGCGCCGGCATCGCCGAACCGCGACTCGACCATCGCCTCGTCGATCGCGGCCATGGCCTCCTCGACGGTGCGGGCGATCGTCACGCCCTTGCCGGCCGCCAGCCCGTCGGCCTTGACGACGATGGGCGCGCCGCGCCCGCGGACGAAGGCGCGGGCCGATTCGGCGTCGGTGAAGCGGCCGTAGGCGGCGGTCGGGATGCCGTACTTGGCGCAGAGATCCTTCATGAAGCCCTTGGAGCCCTCGAGCGCCGCGGCCGCCGCGGTCGGGCCGAACGCCTTGATGCCCGCGGCCTCCAGCCGGTCCACCAGGCCCAGCACCAGCGGCTGCTCCGGCCCGACGACGACGAAATCGACGGCGTTCCCCGTGGCGAAGCGCACCAGGCCGTCGAGGTCGTCGGCCTTGATCGCGACGCATTCGGCCTCGCGCGCGATGCCTGCGTTGCCGGGCGCGCAGTAGAGCTTGTCGCAGAGGGGGGACGCCGCGATCGCCCAACAGAGCGCGTGCTCGCGTCCACCCGAGCCGACCACCAGTACCTTCATGAGCCTCTTGTCCTCTACGACGTCCTTTTGAAGCCCTGTTTCCAGGGCGTGGGCCTTACAGTCTTGTTGCGAAGGCGAAGGCTTGTATCATGCCGACGCCATGACACAAGACCAACCCCTAATGGATCGCGACCCGGTCCCCAGCCGCCCCGGCTCGAACCTTGCCGAGTTCACCGTGACAGAATTGTCGCGGGCGCTGAAGCGCACGGTCGAGGAGTCCTTCGGGTATGTGCGCGTCCGGGGCGAGGTTTCCCAGCCCAAGCGGCACGGCTCCGGCCACGTTTACCTGCGCCTGAAGGACGAGACCTCGGTCATCGAGTCGGTCTGCTGGCGCGGGACCGCCGCCAAGCTGGCCGTCCGTCCCGAGGAGGGGATGGAGGTCATCTGCACCGGCCGCCTGACGACATATCCCGGCCGGTCGCAGTACCAGCTGGTGATCGAGACGATGGAACTGGCCGGCGAGGGCGCGCTGCTCAAGCTGCTGGAGGAGCGCAAGCGCCGGCTGGCCGCGGAGGGGCTGTTCGACCCGTCGCGCAAGCGGCCGCTGCCGTTCCTGCCCGGGGTGATCGGGGTCGTCACCTCGCCGACCGGAGCGGTGATCCGGGACATCCTGCACCGGCTCGCCGATCGGTTCCCGCGCCACGTGCTGCTGTGGCCGGTCGCCGTGCAGGGGGAAGGGGCCGCGGGGCAGGTCGCCGCCGCGATCAGGGGGTTCAACGGCATCGCGCCCGGCGGGCCGGTGCCGCGGCCCGACCTGATCATCGTGGCGCGCGGCGGTGGGTCGCTCGAAGATCTGATGGCCTTCAACGAGGAGATCGTGGTGCGTGCCGCGGCCGACAGCGCGATCCCGCTGATTTCCGCCGTCGGGCACGAGACCGACACCACGCTGATCGACTTCGCGTCGGACCGCCGTGCGCCGACGCCGACCGCCGCGGCGGAAATGGCGGTGCCCGTCCGGGCGGAGCTGATCGCCCTGGTGCTCGAGTTCCAGCGCCGGCTGCATGGCGGCACCGGGCGGATGATCCTGGAGCGGCGCAACCTGGTCGAGGGGCTGGCGCGCGGCCTGGGCGATCCGCAGGCGCTGCTGGAAGGCTGCGTCCAGCGGCTGGACGACCGCTGGGAACGGCTCGGCATCGCGGTCGCCGGCACGATCGAGCGCCGGCGGACGCGGGTCGCCGAATTGGGCGCCAAGCTGCGCCACCCGCGCGAGGTGATGACGGCGGCGCGCGGGCGGCTGCAATCGGAGGCGCGCGCGCTGGGCGCGGGCCTGCGCCATGTCGTCGCGGCGGAGGAAAGCCGGTTCGGCCGGATCGCCTCGCGGCTGACGCTGCTGCCGGTCCGCATCCGCGTCGGGGACGGCGACAGGAGGCTTGCCGAGCTGGGCGAGAGGATGGATGCCGGCTATGCGCGGCTGGTCGCCGAGCGGATGAGCCGCCTGAAGGCGGGAGCGGCCCTGCTGGAGAGCTATTCCTATCGCGGCATCCTGGGGCGCGGCTTCGCCCTGGTGACCGACGACGCCGAGCAGCGGGTCACCTCCGCGGGCGACGCGAAGGCCGGCATGCCGGTGACGCTGGAATTCCATGACGGCAAGGTCGATGCCGTCGTCGGCGGCGGCGGGCTGGCGCGCAGGGCGGAAACGCCGAAGCAGCCGCGCAAGACGGAAGCGAAAGCCAAGCAGGGGTTGCTGTTCTGAACCTTGCCCGGCTCAGTCCGGCCAGCGCCGGTGGAGCCAAAGCCACTGCTCGGGCCGGGCGCGGACCCACTCCTCCACCACGGCATTGATCCTGGCCATCATGGCGCGGATGTCGGCGTCGCGGTTGCCGGACTTAGGCACGTCCATCGGCGGGAAGACGGTCAGCCGGAACCTGGCGCCGCCCAGCCGCTCGGTCAGGACCGGGACGATCGGACAGTCGAACCGCAGGGCGAGCTGGGCGATCGCCGGCGCGGTCATGGCGTCTCGCCCGAAGAACGGGACCGGAATGCCGTCGTTCATCTTCTGGTCGATCATCATGCAGACGCTGCCGCCGTCCCGCAGGGTCGCCATGATCTCGCGAGCACCGGTGCGGCCCTTGGCGACGAAGCGGCTGCCGGTGACTGCGCGGACATGGTCGATGAGGCGGCCTACCGCCGGGTTGTTGGGGCGGCGGTAGACGGCCGTGATTGGCAGGCCGTTGCGGGTCGCCCCCATGGTGTTGAGTTCCCAATTGGCGAGGTGGGCGGAAAAGAACAGCGTGGGAGTCCTGGCCTTCGCCATTCGCAGGACGCTGTCCGCACCGATCATCTCGGTACGGCGCCAGACCTCGTCGAGATGGGGATACTCGGCCATCACCCGGCCCAGATTGTCCCACATGCCGCGCAGGATCTCCTTCCGCCGCTCCGGCGTGGCGTCAGGCAAGGCGCGGTCGATGTTGCGCAGGGCCTTGCGCGACGTACCCAGGCGTGGGCCGACCGTACGGCCGATCCAGCCGCCCAGCCCCGAGGCGGCGTCGAGCGGCAGGACCGCGAAGATGCCATAGATGAAATACAGGAGGGCCGCTTCGAGCGGGTATCCCAGGTAGCGCCGGCGCAGGCGGGCGAAATTGGTTCTAGTGGCCATCGGGATTCGCGGACGGGATCGGGGAGGAGACGTAGCGGGACAGCAGCCGGCCGGCCGCCGACGGG is a genomic window containing:
- a CDS encoding GtrA family protein, producing MIRRLFRAEFIRFGIVGVVGLLVDIAVLYLCLDISGLGLYASRVVSYLAAATTTWALNRAFTFTGAHAGKIHHQWARFVAVNALGGAVNYAVYAALVASGDPFTAHPALAVAAGSLSGLFFNFTASKKLVFRRA
- a CDS encoding glycosyltransferase family 2 protein translates to MIDQFSDASQDLSTAAKRSPVAVAVPDSGSLEAALPGLTGLEIAVLIPCYNEEASIASVVRDFRAALPGAAIYVYDNNSKDRTVELAREAGAIVRTEPLQGKGNVVRRMFADIEADVYVLVDGDDTYHAPSAPALVAKLVDQQLDMVNGARVTDIAAAYRPGHRFGNMMLTGIVAKIFGNRVADMLSGYRVFSRRFVKSFPALSGGFEIETELTVHALELRMPMSDVTTPYKDRPPGSASKLRTYYDGFRILKLIMVLVKEERPLQFFSAIAGVLAFLSIVLAWPVVATYMQTGLVPRLPTAVLSTGLMLLGFLSLTCGLILETVTRGRREIKRMQYLRIPAPGVRDPARDSKDRR
- a CDS encoding Rpn family recombination-promoting nuclease/putative transposase, translated to MPASDSLYHRLFAHPLMVEQLIRGFVPEDVAAGLDFTRMERVNAKFHARDGRRREGDLIWRVPTLSGEVVHIYLMLEFQSRSDWWMAIRVMVYVGLLWQHLIRELKLPPGSPLPPVLPVVLYNGEAPWNAPLDAAGLMGLAPNAALWPWQPGIRYHLIDEGRLGAEDLARKDGLVALLFRIETCTRPAELPGLVGEVIGWFRRHADHDSLKLAFGEVVAQAVAALVGGDGPVAVPSGLGEVQDMLSERIKIWERELRAEGRAEGRADMLSRQLRRRFGDLPAEVDDLIASATMDQLDTYMDRLMDARKLADVFPDIDPG
- the purD gene encoding phosphoribosylamine--glycine ligase, whose amino-acid sequence is MKVLVVGSGGREHALCWAIAASPLCDKLYCAPGNAGIAREAECVAIKADDLDGLVRFATGNAVDFVVVGPEQPLVLGLVDRLEAAGIKAFGPTAAAAALEGSKGFMKDLCAKYGIPTAAYGRFTDAESARAFVRGRGAPIVVKADGLAAGKGVTIARTVEEAMAAIDEAMVESRFGDAGAELVIEEFLAGEEASFFALVDGSTALPLVSAQDHKAAFDGDTGPNTGGMGAYSPAPVMTPALEARVMREIIEPTVRGMAAEGRPFKGVLYAGLMIVDSPQGPAPKLLEYNTRFGDPETQVLMKRMMSDVLPALIASRDGVLRNFQLRWYDDTALCVVMAAKGYPGDYVRRTEIHGLDEAGALPDVTVFHAGTVLSEDGHVLADGGRVLGVTAIAPTVREAQGLAYEAVDRISWPEGFCRRDIGWRAVGRV
- the xseA gene encoding exodeoxyribonuclease VII large subunit, giving the protein MDRDPVPSRPGSNLAEFTVTELSRALKRTVEESFGYVRVRGEVSQPKRHGSGHVYLRLKDETSVIESVCWRGTAAKLAVRPEEGMEVICTGRLTTYPGRSQYQLVIETMELAGEGALLKLLEERKRRLAAEGLFDPSRKRPLPFLPGVIGVVTSPTGAVIRDILHRLADRFPRHVLLWPVAVQGEGAAGQVAAAIRGFNGIAPGGPVPRPDLIIVARGGGSLEDLMAFNEEIVVRAAADSAIPLISAVGHETDTTLIDFASDRRAPTPTAAAEMAVPVRAELIALVLEFQRRLHGGTGRMILERRNLVEGLARGLGDPQALLEGCVQRLDDRWERLGIAVAGTIERRRTRVAELGAKLRHPREVMTAARGRLQSEARALGAGLRHVVAAEESRFGRIASRLTLLPVRIRVGDGDRRLAELGERMDAGYARLVAERMSRLKAGAALLESYSYRGILGRGFALVTDDAEQRVTSAGDAKAGMPVTLEFHDGKVDAVVGGGGLARRAETPKQPRKTEAKAKQGLLF